In the Oryzias latipes chromosome 9, ASM223467v1 genome, one interval contains:
- the asphd2 gene encoding aspartate beta-hydroxylase domain-containing protein 2, with translation MEWSLESIREMVAGGMQSVRECEICALSIAMCVLLLFMWYCYRVGQEHGSSPLRGRYLVGPGRIGGVVGGFMSSDCRNREKGKRGSMLEEQNGFAFCQSSECFRCTSAGESLNQRLYHSLQEYAKRYTWSGMGRVHKGVRDQGRYLNSRPTIQRPEVFFLPDLPSAPFFSREVQRHDVELLEQSFPALLAEFESIYHQPPARGGSSLPPGWKANNTPRGQWWTYYLVNQGTPLVLNVRRCPRAWRVLGQLRTFIANNVFGNACFSVLTPGALITEHYGPTNVRLRCHLGLRVPPSCELVVGGEPQCWSEGSCLLFDDSFLHRAFHEGNLEDGPRVVFMVDLWHPNVAAAERQALDYIFTPGHLDDKEGK, from the exons ATGGAGTGGTCACTAGAGAGCATTAGAGAGATGGTTGCTGGAGGGATGCAGTCTGTGAGGGAATGTGAGATCTGTGCTCTTTCCATTGCCATGtgtgttctgctgctgtttatGTGGTACTGCTACAGAGTGGGCCAAGAGCATGGCTCCAGCCCACTGCGTGGGAGGTATCTTGTGGGGCCTGGCCGGATTGGAGGGGTGGTGGGGGGTTTCATGAGCTCAGACTGCCGTAACAGGGAAAAAGGAAAGCGTGGATCAATGCTGGAGGAGCAGAATGGCTTTGCTTTTTGCCAGTCATCAGAGTGCTTTCGCTGTACCAGTGCCGGCGAGAGTCTGAACCAGAGGCTCTACCACAGTCTGCAGGAGTATGCCAAGCGCTATACCTGGTCAGGTATGGGCAGGGTTCACAAAGGAGTCCGTGACCAAGGCAGATACCTTAACAGCCGACCAACTATTCAGCGTCCCGAGGTCTTCTTCCTCCCCGATCTGCCGTCTGCTCCTTTCTTTTCCAGAGAAGTTCAAAGACATGATGTGGAGCTGTTGGAACAGAGCTTCCCGGCCCTTCTCGCTGAGTTTGAAAGCATCTACCACCAGCCTCCAGCTCGCGGTGGCTCCTCCCTCCCACCAGGGTGGAAAGCTAATAACACCCCTCGTGGGCAGTGGTGGACCTACTACCTGGTCAACCAAGGTACCCCTTTGGTCCTGAATGTCAGGAGATGTCCGCGGGCATGGCGGGTGCTGGGGCAGCTGCGCACCTTCATTGCCAACAACGTATTTGGAAACGCCTGCTTCTCCGTACTGACGCCTGGAGCTCTTATTACGGAGCACTATGGTCCCACAAATGTCAGGTTGCGCTGCCACCTGG GTCTCAGAGTACCACCATCCTGCGAGCTTGTAGTCGGCGGAGAGCCACAGTGCTGGTCTGAGGGCAGCTGTCTGCTTTTTGACGACTCGTTTCTCCACAGAGCCTTTCATGAGG GTAACCTGGAGGACGGCCCCAGAGTGGTCTTCATGGTGGATCTGTGGCATCCCAATGTAGCTGCTGCTGAGAGACAAGCCTTAGACTATATTTTCACTCCAGGCCATTTAGATGACAAAGAGGGAAAATGA